In Hymenobacter sublimis, a single genomic region encodes these proteins:
- the hemA gene encoding glutamyl-tRNA reductase, whose translation MLHPFKAVSLSFKKAPLEIRELIALDEAACRRFLHTLHHELALTDLLVLSTCNRTEVYYSAARDQSPAIIEALGQLKNLPEVAEYFPYFDILDQHTDAVRHLFEVAMGLDAQVVGDMQISNQVKQAYQWSADADAAGPFLHRLLHTIFFTNKRVQQETSFRDGAASTSYAALELVEELTADLANPRVLVVGLGEIGADVCRHFGDSKLFQDVTICNRTRSKADELAQECGLKVIDFESLVPGLKEADIIISSIARDEPFFTRDMVERLDVLSYKFFIDLSVPRSIATDVEQVPGVLVYNIDAIHSKASAALERRLAAVPQVRAIIEESMIGLQDWTKEMMVSPTIQKLKNALEQIRLEEMDRFQKKMSPEEAKRMDDITRSLMQKILKQPVLQLKAACKRGEADQLIDVLTDLFDLERQPDVA comes from the coding sequence ATGCTCCATCCATTCAAGGCCGTTAGTCTTTCCTTTAAAAAAGCTCCCCTGGAAATCCGGGAGCTGATTGCCTTGGACGAGGCTGCCTGTCGCCGTTTCCTGCACACCCTCCACCACGAGCTGGCCCTCACCGACCTGCTTGTGCTGAGCACCTGTAACCGCACAGAAGTATATTATTCCGCTGCGCGCGACCAAAGCCCCGCCATTATTGAAGCCCTGGGTCAGCTCAAGAATCTGCCCGAGGTAGCTGAGTACTTTCCCTACTTCGATATTCTCGATCAGCATACCGACGCCGTACGCCACCTCTTTGAGGTAGCCATGGGCCTTGACGCCCAAGTAGTTGGCGACATGCAGATCAGCAATCAGGTCAAGCAGGCTTATCAGTGGTCGGCTGATGCCGATGCCGCGGGCCCTTTCTTGCACCGCTTGCTGCACACTATCTTCTTCACCAACAAGCGCGTGCAGCAGGAAACCTCCTTCCGCGACGGGGCAGCCTCTACCTCCTACGCCGCATTGGAGTTGGTGGAAGAGTTGACCGCCGACCTCGCCAACCCGCGCGTACTGGTGGTAGGCTTGGGCGAAATTGGAGCCGATGTTTGCCGCCACTTCGGCGACAGTAAGCTGTTTCAGGACGTGACCATCTGTAACCGCACCCGCTCCAAGGCCGATGAATTGGCTCAGGAGTGTGGCCTGAAGGTTATTGATTTCGAAAGCTTGGTGCCTGGTCTTAAGGAAGCCGACATCATCATCAGCAGCATTGCCCGCGACGAGCCTTTTTTCACCCGCGACATGGTGGAGCGCCTCGACGTGCTGAGCTATAAGTTCTTCATCGACCTGTCTGTGCCCCGCAGCATTGCCACTGATGTGGAGCAGGTGCCTGGCGTGCTGGTGTACAACATTGACGCCATCCACAGCAAGGCCTCGGCCGCGCTGGAGCGCCGTTTGGCCGCCGTGCCCCAGGTACGGGCCATTATCGAAGAAAGCATGATTGGCCTGCAGGACTGGACCAAGGAAATGATGGTGTCCCCGACCATTCAGAAGCTGAAGAACGCCCTGGAGCAGATTCGGCTGGAGGAAATGGACCGCTTCCAGAAGAAAATGAGCCCCGAGGAGGCCAAGCGCATGGACGACATTACCCGCTCCCTGATGCAGAAGATTCTGAAGCAGCCCGTGCTACAGCTCAAAGCCGCCTGCAAACGCGGCGAGGCCGACCAGCTCATCGATGTACTGACGGATCTGTTCGACCTGGAACGCCAGCCCGACGTAGCTTAG
- a CDS encoding ArsR/SmtB family transcription factor produces MKPLLSRVESKKVDKAAAMLKVLAHPKRLAIVDLLGKEEKMTVTEIYRSLDLPQAIASQHLITLKDRGILSSFKVGTKIYYSLSIPKLLDVIDSLEDCCDTM; encoded by the coding sequence ATGAAACCATTGCTTTCAAGAGTAGAGTCCAAAAAAGTAGACAAGGCGGCCGCCATGCTGAAGGTATTGGCGCACCCGAAGCGCCTGGCCATCGTCGATCTGCTCGGTAAAGAGGAGAAGATGACCGTCACGGAAATCTACCGCTCCCTCGATTTGCCCCAGGCTATTGCCTCCCAGCACCTCATCACCCTCAAAGACCGGGGCATCCTGTCCTCGTTTAAGGTGGGCACTAAGATTTACTATTCTCTTTCCATTCCGAAGCTACTGGACGTAATCGATTCGTTGGAGGATTGCTGCGACACCATGTAA
- a CDS encoding lipocalin family protein gives MKNLLFATLLLLFTTTGCALKPTNKHDVFSERAQLPQEEAVHKQNSLEWWYFTGHLRDKATGETFGVEYVFFHFNITGKKDWQMVNFALTDPQQQQFRYDYKVERLPQLLAPTLPLRLVTQKQAQRWTLSGQEGTYHLQARMAAHTGHAIDLTTTPTKPVLLHGGTGYEHYGPTATAGYYSYPRLQASGSVEINGKVRQVEGELWYDRQWNCNSVTTKDLGWDWFSIQLDEPREEIMAYQLYNKATGQSIGGGSHYGAQAQNTHLGQQDFQLEPLAYWTSPHSKLRYPNKWRLRIPSQGYDLTITPVMPDQELTLKLFAGIKMHYWEGMCRVEGTHHGKPVHGNSYVEITNRSEVKKVREGAEEVATQDQKTGRSE, from the coding sequence ATGAAGAATCTGCTGTTTGCTACCCTGCTGCTCCTGTTTACTACTACCGGCTGCGCCCTCAAGCCCACCAACAAGCACGATGTATTTTCCGAGCGGGCCCAGCTGCCTCAGGAAGAGGCGGTGCATAAACAGAACTCCTTGGAATGGTGGTACTTCACGGGCCACTTGCGCGACAAAGCCACCGGCGAGACGTTCGGGGTAGAGTATGTGTTCTTCCACTTCAACATCACGGGCAAGAAGGACTGGCAGATGGTCAACTTCGCCCTCACCGACCCGCAGCAGCAGCAGTTCCGCTACGATTATAAAGTGGAGCGCCTGCCCCAGCTGCTGGCTCCTACCCTGCCGCTCCGCTTAGTGACCCAGAAACAGGCCCAGCGCTGGACGCTCAGCGGGCAGGAAGGCACCTACCACTTGCAGGCCCGCATGGCCGCCCACACCGGCCACGCCATCGACCTGACGACTACCCCCACCAAGCCCGTACTACTGCACGGGGGCACTGGCTACGAGCACTACGGGCCCACCGCCACGGCCGGCTACTACAGCTACCCCCGCCTGCAAGCCAGCGGCTCGGTTGAAATCAACGGCAAGGTCCGGCAGGTAGAGGGCGAGCTGTGGTACGACCGGCAGTGGAACTGCAACAGCGTAACCACCAAGGACCTGGGCTGGGACTGGTTTAGCATTCAGCTCGACGAGCCCCGTGAGGAAATTATGGCCTATCAGCTCTACAACAAGGCCACAGGGCAAAGCATTGGGGGCGGCTCGCACTACGGAGCTCAGGCCCAAAACACCCACCTTGGCCAACAGGACTTTCAGCTGGAGCCCCTGGCTTATTGGACCAGTCCGCACTCCAAGCTGCGCTACCCCAACAAGTGGCGCCTGCGCATCCCCAGCCAGGGCTACGACCTGACCATTACCCCCGTCATGCCGGATCAGGAGTTGACCCTAAAACTATTTGCGGGCATCAAAATGCACTACTGGGAGGGCATGTGCCGGGTAGAAGGCACCCACCACGGCAAGCCCGTGCACGGCAACAGCTACGTAGAAATCACCAACCGCTCGGAAGTAAAAAAGGTCAGGGAAGGGGCCGAAGAGGTGGCAACCCAGGACCAGAAAACCGGCCGGAGCGAGTAG
- a CDS encoding carboxypeptidase-like regulatory domain-containing protein, whose product MPRPTLSVPKPCHESWQAMTPATQGRHCAACDKVVVDFTRMSDAELLAHLGQPKGSGSTCGRFRASQLERPLLPAAPAPYYSRLMAAVLAFAGVGAAVAPAAAQLRPSTPVEQRRITMGMMAAAPAPHLALLPVVVRGIVLDSATQEPLPGVTVLVQGTTTGVSTGSDGKFELQLPASTEPAGLVEVQVSSVGYVSQLLTLRSAALH is encoded by the coding sequence ATGCCCCGCCCTACCCTCTCCGTTCCTAAGCCTTGCCACGAAAGCTGGCAGGCCATGACACCCGCCACCCAGGGCCGCCACTGCGCCGCCTGTGATAAGGTAGTCGTAGATTTCACTCGCATGTCAGACGCCGAGCTGCTGGCTCACCTAGGGCAGCCCAAAGGCTCTGGCTCTACTTGCGGCCGCTTCCGGGCCAGTCAGCTCGAGCGGCCGTTGCTACCCGCAGCACCAGCCCCATACTACTCCCGCCTCATGGCCGCGGTTCTGGCTTTTGCTGGAGTAGGCGCGGCGGTGGCCCCGGCCGCGGCACAGTTGCGGCCCAGCACGCCGGTGGAGCAGCGCCGCATTACCATGGGCATGATGGCCGCCGCTCCAGCTCCTCACCTGGCCCTACTGCCCGTGGTGGTGCGGGGCATTGTGCTGGATTCTGCTACCCAGGAGCCGCTGCCAGGCGTTACGGTGCTGGTGCAGGGCACAACTACCGGCGTCAGCACCGGGTCTGATGGAAAGTTTGAGTTACAACTGCCGGCCAGCACTGAGCCAGCTGGCCTGGTAGAGGTACAGGTTAGTTCTGTTGGTTACGTCAGCCAGCTTCTTACGCTGCGTTCTGCGGCGCTACACTAG
- a CDS encoding sensor histidine kinase, which translates to MLPIPIYDQKSRIKLVIVGVALLIGAATVIYTNLLVQRLSEREQKQIDLYAKTQRYLINTEEESNVSFLYDEIIEANTTIPVIWADDSGYPLDAQNLPVPKGLSETARVTYLQREMQKMKEQHPPIVIEIGGGVRNFIYYKESSLLTQLRFYPLVQLAIIGCLGVIAYFAFSYSRRAEQNRVWVGLAKETAHQLGTPLSSLVGWQAYLRESERFKGEPIVEELGKDIRRLEIITERFSNIGSVPVLKDENILRVTQNAISYLQSRVSRKVSFEIKTDLPTDTPAQVNIPLFDWVIENICKNAVDAMDGRGSITIHLRRPVRNKSQIAIDITDTGKGISKSKLESVFLPGYTTKKRGWGLGLALAKRIIENYHKGRLFVKWSEVGRGTTFRVILNG; encoded by the coding sequence GTGCTGCCCATCCCGATTTACGACCAAAAGTCCCGCATCAAGCTCGTAATTGTAGGCGTGGCCCTGCTGATTGGGGCGGCCACGGTTATCTACACCAACCTGCTGGTGCAGCGCCTCTCGGAGCGGGAGCAAAAGCAAATTGACCTCTACGCCAAAACCCAGCGCTACCTCATCAACACCGAGGAAGAATCGAACGTGTCCTTCCTGTATGATGAGATTATTGAGGCCAACACCACCATTCCCGTCATCTGGGCCGATGACAGCGGCTACCCCCTCGACGCCCAGAATCTACCGGTTCCGAAGGGCCTGAGCGAGACGGCCCGCGTGACCTACCTGCAACGGGAAATGCAAAAAATGAAGGAGCAGCACCCACCCATTGTCATTGAGATTGGGGGCGGCGTGCGCAACTTCATTTACTATAAGGAGTCGTCGCTCCTGACGCAGCTGCGGTTTTACCCGCTGGTGCAGCTGGCTATTATCGGCTGCCTGGGCGTTATTGCCTACTTCGCGTTCAGCTACTCCCGCCGGGCGGAGCAGAACCGCGTGTGGGTGGGCCTAGCCAAGGAAACGGCCCACCAGCTGGGCACCCCGCTCAGCAGCCTAGTGGGCTGGCAGGCCTACCTGCGCGAGTCGGAACGGTTTAAGGGTGAGCCTATTGTGGAGGAGCTGGGCAAGGACATCCGGCGACTGGAAATCATTACGGAGCGGTTCAGCAACATCGGCTCGGTGCCCGTGCTCAAGGACGAGAACATCCTGCGCGTCACCCAGAATGCCATCAGCTATCTGCAAAGCCGGGTGTCTAGAAAGGTGAGCTTCGAGATAAAAACCGACTTGCCCACTGATACGCCCGCCCAAGTCAACATCCCACTTTTCGACTGGGTCATTGAGAACATCTGCAAAAACGCCGTGGATGCTATGGACGGCCGCGGCAGCATTACCATTCACCTGCGCCGCCCCGTGCGCAACAAGTCCCAAATTGCCATCGACATCACCGATACGGGCAAGGGCATCTCCAAAAGTAAGCTCGAAAGCGTGTTCCTGCCCGGCTACACCACCAAAAAGCGGGGCTGGGGCCTGGGGCTGGCCCTGGCCAAGCGCATCATCGAGAACTACCACAAAGGGCGCCTCTTCGTGAAATGGAGCGAGGTAGGCCGCGGCACTACCTTCCGGGTGATACTGAACGGGTAA
- a CDS encoding amino acid permease — protein MSTPLPPSRLSGLFRRKSLTDILHNPPADAEGHGPGESGGLARHLTVRDLTALGIAAVIGAGIFSTIGNASHDGGPAVSLLFVFTAIACAFSALCYAQFAATIPVSGSAYTYAYASFGELAAWIIGWALIMEYAVGNIVVAISWSDYFTGLLDGIGVHIPSYLTMGMQSAHKHYNEVLALMQAGKPLAEASPAQLAGYQTWTSAPELFGGLRLVVDLPAGLITLLITAIVYIGIKESKNASNLLVLLKLIVVATVIGVGAFYVQPGNWTPFAPNGVGGVLKGVSAVFFAYIGFDAISTTAEECKNPQRDLPRAMIYALIICTVLYVIITLVLTGMVSYKELGVGDPLAFVFQKVGLNWLAGVVAVSAVFAMASVLLVFQIGQPRIWMTMSRDGLLPPVFAKVHPKFHTPSFSTIVTGFFVGVPALLLNMDLVIDLTSIGTLFAFALVCGGILIIDPHGQSEARFKVPYINGQFLVPLVMLLGLGLLFAYNQEGLQAFGSAVRGDGGYEEFRHYIPMLVFIGFCLGLAWLSFRKRLSLLPTLGLLTNLYLMTQLGINNWLLFFGWLVLGLVLYFNYGYKHSRLGLKKVAVSQ, from the coding sequence TTGTCTACACCTCTCCCGCCCTCGCGCCTCAGCGGCCTGTTTCGCCGCAAAAGCCTGACTGATATTCTGCATAACCCGCCCGCTGATGCCGAAGGCCACGGTCCCGGCGAGAGTGGGGGCCTGGCCCGGCACCTAACCGTGCGCGACCTAACGGCCCTGGGCATTGCCGCCGTTATTGGAGCGGGCATCTTCAGCACCATCGGCAACGCCTCCCACGACGGCGGGCCGGCCGTGTCGCTGCTGTTTGTGTTTACGGCCATTGCCTGCGCCTTCTCGGCCTTGTGCTACGCTCAGTTTGCGGCTACTATTCCCGTGAGCGGCTCGGCCTATACCTACGCCTACGCCTCCTTCGGGGAGCTGGCCGCCTGGATTATCGGCTGGGCCCTGATTATGGAGTACGCCGTGGGCAACATCGTAGTGGCCATATCCTGGTCTGATTACTTTACCGGGCTGCTCGACGGCATTGGGGTGCATATTCCGAGCTACCTGACCATGGGCATGCAAAGCGCCCACAAGCACTACAACGAGGTACTGGCTCTGATGCAGGCCGGCAAACCACTGGCCGAAGCCTCGCCGGCTCAACTGGCTGGCTATCAGACCTGGACCTCGGCGCCCGAGCTTTTTGGGGGCCTGCGTTTGGTGGTCGACTTGCCCGCCGGCCTGATTACGCTGCTAATTACGGCCATTGTCTACATCGGCATTAAGGAGTCTAAGAACGCCTCCAACCTGCTGGTGCTGCTCAAACTGATTGTGGTGGCCACCGTCATTGGCGTGGGCGCCTTCTATGTGCAGCCCGGCAACTGGACTCCCTTCGCCCCGAATGGGGTAGGTGGGGTGCTGAAGGGCGTATCGGCCGTGTTCTTTGCCTACATCGGTTTCGATGCCATCAGCACCACGGCCGAGGAGTGTAAAAATCCTCAGCGCGACCTGCCCCGGGCCATGATTTACGCCCTCATCATCTGCACTGTGCTCTACGTTATTATCACGCTGGTACTCACGGGCATGGTGTCCTATAAGGAGCTGGGCGTGGGCGACCCGCTGGCTTTTGTGTTCCAGAAAGTAGGCCTGAACTGGCTGGCCGGGGTAGTGGCCGTATCGGCCGTGTTTGCCATGGCCTCCGTGCTACTCGTGTTCCAGATCGGGCAGCCCCGCATCTGGATGACCATGAGCCGCGACGGACTGCTGCCGCCGGTATTTGCCAAGGTGCACCCCAAGTTTCACACGCCTTCGTTTAGCACCATTGTCACGGGCTTCTTTGTGGGCGTGCCGGCCCTGCTGCTGAACATGGACCTGGTAATTGACCTAACCAGCATCGGGACCCTATTTGCCTTTGCCCTGGTATGTGGTGGCATTCTTATCATTGACCCTCATGGCCAGAGCGAGGCCCGCTTCAAGGTGCCCTACATTAACGGGCAGTTTCTGGTGCCCTTGGTTATGCTGCTGGGGCTGGGGTTGCTGTTTGCCTATAACCAGGAAGGCCTCCAGGCGTTCGGCAGCGCCGTGCGCGGCGACGGAGGCTACGAGGAGTTCCGCCACTACATTCCCATGCTGGTGTTTATTGGGTTCTGCCTCGGGCTGGCTTGGCTGTCCTTTCGCAAGCGCCTGTCTCTGCTGCCTACCCTGGGCCTGCTCACCAACCTATATCTGATGACCCAGCTGGGCATCAACAACTGGCTGCTGTTCTTTGGCTGGCTTGTTCTGGGTCTGGTGCTATACTTCAACTACGGTTACAAGCACAGCCGATTGGGCCTGAAAAAAGTAGCCGTAAGCCAGTAA